One window of Methanothermobacter tenebrarum genomic DNA carries:
- a CDS encoding sortase domain-containing protein has translation MRVSTFLVIVGMFILSLYALIEVSFYASEVNIKQEEPNVPIVEIPSINLTKEVNNKSVFYGVYHEPMSFKPGNGTVILFGHRTMYGSPFYKLDKLKKGDKVYLNWPGIGLAEYTVNRSFIVPASYQISIFQGDKLFLITCHPIGSMSERLIVECDLVKIRPFQKNLKVENPKKYYALIIIGAFFGGGLLVTRIYPVREKRRFILMATVALTLFLLFGYFFPTPPEFIAEKLEELNNIMGFCGGYL, from the coding sequence TTGCGGGTATCAACATTTTTGGTAATAGTTGGCATGTTCATATTGTCCCTTTATGCTCTTATAGAGGTGAGTTTTTATGCTTCTGAGGTTAACATAAAACAGGAGGAGCCTAATGTACCTATTGTAGAGATTCCTTCTATTAATCTCACCAAAGAGGTTAATAATAAGTCTGTTTTTTATGGGGTTTATCATGAGCCGATGTCTTTTAAGCCCGGGAATGGTACGGTCATCCTTTTTGGTCATAGGACCATGTATGGGTCCCCGTTTTACAAATTGGATAAATTGAAGAAGGGTGATAAGGTTTATCTAAATTGGCCAGGGATTGGTTTGGCAGAGTATACTGTGAACAGGTCTTTTATTGTTCCCGCTTCGTATCAGATATCAATATTTCAGGGGGATAAGTTGTTTCTTATAACCTGTCATCCTATCGGTTCTATGAGTGAAAGATTGATAGTGGAATGCGATCTTGTTAAGATTCGCCCATTCCAGAAGAATTTGAAGGTTGAGAATCCTAAGAAGTATTATGCGCTCATTATTATCGGCGCTTTCTTTGGTGGGGGGCTCCTGGTTACTAGAATTTACCCTGTGAGGGAAAAGAGGAGGTTCATACTCATGGCCACGGTAGCTTTAACCCTCTTTCTCCTTTTTGGTTATTTTTTCCCAACACCGCCAGAGTTTATAGCTGAGAAGCTTGAAGAATTAAATAATATAATGGGATTCTGTGGGGGGTATCTATGA
- a CDS encoding DUF515 domain-containing protein translates to MIDKIKGDNNKPPDLRKRRDDKDVMKRVKGLVDKLTGARKKPEKKPEKRSMPRPRLRVGKKEEKPRLKLPKRPPERKPGLTPPPKKPPSRGIRPKIPEEDQRTLVGAMVFGIIIIIIVASGYYFLVYQPYQETLQAAKGQKLAEVDAYFKGPLATDPQKQAILAEIDSGQTPEEVLAVDVIGPATKSWRRYHTQEINTKKDRFNRVMIVYNTTENGNQSASKRVIMRASDAQKIVNEADATVLANMMVQTPDTVAVPIMISRLQAAGGLIGVGSMVDVYLNVNQTGNNTTTSQETTPRISGATVLAILRAKDSGSVDASILRSQNISVNTMSSGMSMERKSATDVEQLLRAAAAGGLSEEDIRAILQNYGIRLSDYERAANLGELDATYLVILEVPRDDVPFLIQNMNNIILTVPTQNAPEWMIRELHRIYG, encoded by the coding sequence ATGATAGATAAAATAAAAGGGGATAATAATAAGCCCCCAGATCTTCGAAAAAGGAGAGACGACAAAGATGTCATGAAAAGAGTGAAGGGGCTCGTGGACAAGCTTACAGGCGCCAGGAAGAAACCAGAGAAAAAACCAGAGAAAAGGTCCATGCCAAGACCGCGCCTAAGAGTAGGGAAAAAGGAAGAAAAACCTAGATTAAAGCTGCCCAAGAGGCCTCCAGAGAGAAAACCCGGTTTAACACCACCACCAAAAAAGCCTCCTAGTAGGGGTATACGTCCAAAGATTCCGGAAGAAGATCAACGCACCCTTGTAGGAGCCATGGTCTTTGGTATAATAATAATAATTATTGTTGCAAGCGGATATTATTTTCTCGTATATCAACCATACCAGGAAACGCTCCAGGCTGCTAAAGGTCAGAAATTGGCTGAAGTGGATGCATACTTTAAGGGGCCGCTTGCTACAGACCCGCAAAAGCAGGCGATCCTCGCCGAGATAGACAGCGGACAGACACCAGAGGAAGTATTGGCAGTTGATGTGATCGGACCTGCAACTAAATCCTGGCGCAGATACCATACCCAGGAGATCAACACTAAAAAGGATAGATTCAATAGGGTCATGATCGTGTATAATACCACAGAGAATGGGAACCAGTCAGCGTCGAAGAGGGTTATAATGAGGGCGTCTGATGCGCAGAAAATAGTGAATGAGGCGGATGCAACGGTACTCGCTAATATGATGGTCCAAACTCCTGATACTGTTGCAGTTCCCATTATGATATCAAGATTACAGGCTGCTGGTGGACTTATAGGTGTCGGTAGCATGGTGGACGTATACCTTAACGTAAACCAGACGGGTAACAATACTACTACCTCCCAGGAGACCACGCCTAGGATAAGTGGGGCTACAGTACTCGCGATCCTCAGGGCGAAGGATAGTGGTTCTGTTGATGCCAGTATCTTAAGGTCACAGAATATTTCCGTGAATACCATGAGCTCTGGGATGTCTATGGAGAGGAAGTCAGCTACTGATGTTGAACAGCTTCTCAGGGCAGCTGCGGCGGGTGGTTTGAGCGAAGAGGATATCAGGGCGATTCTACAGAATTATGGTATAAGATTATCTGATTATGAGAGGGCTGCGAACCTTGGGGAACTTGACGCCACCTACCTTGTAATATTAGAGGTGCCGAGGGATGATGTGCCATTCCTGATACAGAACATGAACAATATAATATTGACTGTCCCGACACAGAACGCGCCTGAATGGATGATCCGCGAATTGCATCGAATTTACGGATAA
- a CDS encoding archaetidylserine synthase: MRGYEYGIRYYIGVPDLFSIINASLGFLSIIMILEGGMRVACQLMLLAVIFDSVDGWIARRIKRRDEGFGRNVDSLSDIISFGLAPALFIYSTTTFRYINIGVSLLIMTCGILRLSRFNVVANVKKDAFIGLPIPVMAVVVSSLYLSGIFNEHIILIISTIISFMMISSIEYPKINAKNGAIVVILLILTILTGPKLKIFATALLLLVMAYILIPFIIKGLKRDIR, translated from the coding sequence ATGAGAGGATATGAATATGGGATACGATATTATATAGGGGTTCCCGACCTGTTTTCGATTATAAACGCTTCTCTCGGATTCTTATCAATAATAATGATATTAGAGGGTGGCATGAGGGTTGCTTGTCAGTTAATGTTATTGGCGGTTATTTTTGATTCCGTTGATGGGTGGATTGCCCGTAGAATAAAAAGAAGAGATGAAGGTTTCGGGAGGAATGTTGATTCCCTCTCAGATATTATCTCCTTTGGTTTGGCCCCGGCACTCTTCATATATTCTACAACAACTTTTCGATACATTAATATAGGGGTTAGTCTCCTAATAATGACATGTGGGATATTAAGGCTTTCAAGATTCAATGTAGTTGCGAATGTAAAAAAAGATGCCTTCATTGGCTTACCAATACCAGTAATGGCGGTCGTTGTTTCCTCACTGTACCTTAGTGGTATTTTCAATGAACACATCATCCTGATAATATCAACTATCATATCATTTATGATGATAAGTTCCATAGAATATCCGAAGATTAACGCAAAAAACGGGGCGATAGTAGTTATACTATTGATACTCACCATACTTACAGGGCCAAAACTTAAGATATTCGCCACAGCACTCCTCCTCCTAGTCATGGCCTACATATTAATCCCATTTATCATAAAAGGGTTAAAAAGGGATATAAGATGA
- a CDS encoding archaetidylserine decarboxylase, producing the protein MFVKGVLKKLGILLTFSIILFLLGYYIITFFILSFLAFIIQFFRDPQRKTPNSKGIIVAAADGRILSGKIDRIEVIDSSYPLLDKITDDDEAILISTFMSPFDVHVNRAPITGRIIHTSYYPGKFKIAKGKILTENEKNLMVIEGEYGRVGVIQIAGFIARRIIQYVNVGERVKIGTRIGMIRFGSRVDLIIPKDCEILVDIGSKPKAGETIVARFPSTIEKEKRFIGDERI; encoded by the coding sequence ATGTTTGTGAAAGGGGTCTTGAAAAAACTTGGCATACTTTTAACATTTTCCATTATCCTCTTTCTCTTGGGATATTATATTATAACATTTTTCATCCTATCATTTTTGGCCTTTATAATACAATTTTTCAGGGACCCGCAGCGGAAAACGCCAAACTCTAAGGGTATAATAGTGGCTGCCGCTGATGGGAGGATCTTATCCGGTAAGATAGATAGGATAGAAGTTATAGACTCCTCTTATCCTCTATTGGATAAGATCACAGATGATGATGAGGCCATTCTTATAAGCACGTTCATGTCCCCTTTTGATGTGCATGTTAACAGGGCCCCCATCACAGGTAGGATCATTCACACCAGCTATTATCCTGGGAAATTTAAAATAGCGAAGGGTAAAATTTTAACAGAAAATGAGAAAAATTTAATGGTCATCGAAGGAGAATATGGTAGGGTGGGGGTCATTCAGATAGCAGGTTTTATAGCTAGGAGGATAATCCAGTATGTGAATGTGGGTGAAAGAGTGAAAATTGGCACTCGGATAGGTATGATCCGTTTCGGGTCGCGAGTAGATCTTATAATACCCAAGGATTGTGAGATTCTAGTTGATATCGGATCAAAGCCCAAGGCGGGGGAGACAATAGTAGCAAGATTCCCCTCTACCATAGAAAAGGAAAAGAGGTTTATAGGCGATGAGAGGATATGA